ACGGACCGCACATGGATCGCGCGATCGAGCTGGAGTACGAGACCGAGTGGGACGGAACCCGCGGAACGCTGCGGATCGAAGACGCCCGGTTGGAGTAGCGTCCGCGCGCCCAGGGGCGCGCGGTTCACCGGCGACGCCGTCGAAGACGGTGGAGGCGACTTTTTCGCCCACGTTTTTGCCGCCCGGGTTCCCCGCAGCGCGTGCGGGGCCGACCGGCGGGAGGCCCCGACGCGAGCGGCGAGCACGCGAGCCGTGAGCGCGCCAGCGGCGCGCGAGGAAACCCGGGCGAGAAAAAGGTGGTTCTGAGACACTCGTCACGGACGGGCCCCACATGGATCGCGCGATCGAGCTGGAGTACGAGACCGAGTGGGACGGAACCCGCGGAACGCTGCGGATCGAAGACGCCCGGTTGGAGTAGGTGTTCGATGCTACCGGGCGGTATCTTCCGCGATGGGGGTGGTTCAAGGGTTTCGGGGTACTATCGTGGCGTCGTGAACCGGGAGCGACTGGAGTCGGAGCTCGGACGCTTCGAGGGCGACGCGGACGCGCGGCGGGTGGTCGCCCGGCAGGCGCGGGACCTGGCGGACTCGGGGCGGGTCGCCGAGGACCTGGAGTTCGAACTCACCGTCGAGACGGTGCTGGAGAACCTCGCCGACGCGCCGGCGGACCACTCGCTCGTCGAGCGGTGGAACTGGTGGATCGGGTCGCTAGAACTGTCTCACGGCGGCTACGAACGGTTTCAGGTACGGGTGTACTGACCCGCGGCGCCGGTCCAGCCCGAGGCCGGCGCGGGGTCTAGAAGACGCTCAGTCCGTGCGACTCTCGTGCGTGCTCGAGAAGCCCCTCTGTGGTTTCGAACTGTTTCCCACAGCTGCACGTGTGATATGTCGGAGTCGCGCCCGACGTGGACTGGCGTGTTGCCATACACGACTGTTCGAGCCCTACCTTAATAATTGTTTATCCGGTATGTGTTGGCAGGGCATACGGCCCGTGCGAACGCCACTCACACAGCGGCTGGAGGGGTGCGATCCGACGAGAGCCGTACGCCGCTTCCGGGACCGGTGGAGCTAACCCGGGGAAGGCCGACGGCTCCGACATGACACGTGTGCTCGTGCTCGGGGAGAACACCTTCCCGTTCCACGCTATCGACGAGAAACGCGACGCCTTCGCGGCCGCGCTGGAGGGGTACGACGTGACGATCACGACCGACCGCGACGCCCTGACCGGCGAGTACGACGTGCTCGTCGACTACCTCACCGACTCGTCGCTCACCGACGAACAGCTCGACGCCCTGCTCACTCACGTCGAATCCGGCGGCGGCTACGTCGGCGTCCACTGCGCCTCGGACCTGACGTCCGTCGCGGCCGACGACCCCGACGAGGTGCTCGACCACAACGAGGAGCCGTTCCCGGAACTGCGCGAACTGGTCG
The window above is part of the Halosimplex rubrum genome. Proteins encoded here:
- a CDS encoding ThuA domain-containing protein, whose amino-acid sequence is MTRVLVLGENTFPFHAIDEKRDAFAAALEGYDVTITTDRDALTGEYDVLVDYLTDSSLTDEQLDALLTHVESGGGYVGVHCASDLTSVAADDPDEVLDHNEEPFPELRELVGGHFLTHPEDSEFGVDVVAEHAITEGVDDFSVFDEPYQVAVDDDLQVLATMDHPDLDEYPVVWTNEDEGRVAYISLGHTDEALAHDSFVTLLRNAVDWADAN